From Bacillus rossius redtenbacheri isolate Brsri chromosome 16, Brsri_v3, whole genome shotgun sequence, a single genomic window includes:
- the LOC134540397 gene encoding serine/arginine repetitive matrix protein 1-like produces MMYTGTSTEQDNRFSDKEKKLLRQMRFGDNLRQKVNMSKVKLEVLKPWITQRITDILGIEDEVIIEFVYSQLEDEEHPDPKKMQINMTGFLNGKNARLFMNDLWDLLLSAQESASGIPAQLLEKKKEEIKRKLDEHEKLHESLKQKVEEERSGKEWKHDRDSLADISLPPSKEERQSPPRPAPSPSSSEGRPPKKKDRRRGPPRAPSPEPGPGPRKSDKSSSSSSDSESSDSDESEAEAGEEFEVQRKEDSVQNKRHYRNNRDDESSHSDSSVSRAKRRGGESQRPSRTRREGRSSNEHRGARRSARGGSSSYEHRGRGGGMSYERYGDRGAGYSYEHRGGRYGGHRGGSSYEHREERYGGHGSSQEHREEHYWGRGGRSGYDHREENYADRGARQSYDYGYREERFGGRGGNTSYEHREDRYGGRGGGSSYERYGGQGGRSGYEYRDDGYADRGARPNYDHREERYGGHEGGSSYEHRGERYADTEKMNRSGEGGYERVKQKKMDEDRYHEQQREHPRKPSRQKSPGRNRPQSRGRQPPHRRSRSPDHAAVHEPHAHQEYDRRSADHASYGTHEQRRAARSASRSPSPKYNKRKSVRSLSRTPSPFQKSHNSANDLRKESSALRASEEPARDPLFPTRDELLRKERKSSSKGKPHRP; encoded by the exons ATGATGTACACT GGGACCTCCACGGAGCAGGACAACCGCTTCAGCGACAAGGAGAAGAAGCTGCTCCGGCAGATGAGGTTCGGCGACAACCTCCGGCAGAAG GTCAATATGTCTAAAGTGAAACTAGAAGTGCTGAAACCATGGATAACTCAGCGTATAACAGATATACTAGGAATTGAAGATGAAGTGATCATAGAATTTGTGTACAGCCAACTTGAGGATGAAGAG CACCCGGACCCCAAGAAGATGCAGATCAACATGACGGGCTTCCTGAACGGCAAGAACGCCCGCCTGTTCATGAACGACCTGTGGGACCTGCTGCTGTCGGCCCAGGAGTCGGCCAGCGGCATCCCGGCCCAGCTGCTTGAGAAGAAGAAGGAGGAGATCAAGCGCAAGCTG GATGAACATGAAAAACTACATGAATCTCTGAAGCAAAAAGTGGAAGAAGAAAGAAGTGGAAAAGAGTGGAAGCATGATCGGGACAG CCTGGCGGACATCAGCCTGCCCCCCAGCAAGGAGGAGCGGcagtcgccgccccgccccgcgcCGTCGCCCAGCTCCTCCGAGGGCAGGCCCCCCAAGAAGAAGGACCGGCGGCGCGGCCCCCCCAGGGCCCCGTCACCCGAGCCCGGCCCGGGGCCTCGGAAGTCCGACAAGTCCAGCAGCTCCAGCTCCGACAGCGAGTCCTCTGACTCCGACGAGTCTGAAGCAG AAGCGGGCGAGGAGTTCGAAGTGCAGAGGAAGGAGGACAGCGTCCAGAACAAACGACACTATCGCAACAACCGGGACGACGAGTCCTCGCACAGCGACTCCAGTGTTTCCCGAGCGAAGCGG CGAGGCGGGGAGAGCCAGCGTCCCTCCAGGACTCGTCGCGAAGGAAGATCGAGCAACGAGCACAGGGGGGCGAGGCGCAGTGCTCGCGGGGGCAGCTCGAGCTACGAGCACAGGGGGCGAGGGGGAGGCATGAGTTACGAGAGGTACGGGGACCGTGGGGCAGGCTACAGTTACGAGCACAGGGGAGGGAGGTACGGGGGTCATAGGGGCGGCTCCAGCTACGAGCACCGGGAGGAGAGGTACGGTGGCCACGGCTCGAGTCAGGAGCACCGAGAAGAGCATTATTGGGGTCGCGGGGGCAGGTCGGGTTACGACCACAGAGAAGAGAACTACGCTGATCGTGGAGCGAGGCAGAGCTATGACTACGGCTACAGAGAGGAGAGGTTTGGCGGTCGAGGGGGAAACACGAGTTACGAGCACAGAGAGGACAGGTACGGGGGCCGAGGCGGTGGGTCCAGCTACGAGAGGTACGGGGGTCAAGGGGGGAGATCGGGCTACGAGTACAGAGACGACGGCTACGCTGATCGTGGGGCGAGGCCAAACTACGACCACAGGGAAGAGAGGTACGGGGGTCACGAGGGAGGCTCCAGCTACGAGCACAGAGGAGAGAGATACGCAGACACAGAGAAGATGAACCGTTCAGGGGAAGGTGGTTATGAGCGAGTGAAACAAAAGAAGATGGACGAGGATAGATACCACGAGCAACAAAGAGAACATCCAAGAAAGCCCTCCAGACAGAA GAGCCCTGGGAGGAACCGCCCGCAGTCTCGTGGGAGGCAGCCGCCCCATCGGAGGTCTCGTTCTCCAGATCATGCGGCGGTCCACGAGCCGCATGCCCACCAAGag TACGATCGCAGGTCGGCCGACCACGCCAGCTACGGCACACACGAGCAGCGCAGGGCTGCGCGCTCCGCCTCGCGCAGTCCCTCGCCCAAGTACAACAAGCGCAAG AGCGTGCGTAGTTTATCTCGTACACCGTCACCTTTCCAAAAAAGTCACAACAGTGCAAATGACTTAAGGAAGGAAAGTTCTGCCTTAAG GGCGAGTGAGGAGCCGGCCAGGGACCCGCTGTTCCCCACCCGGGACGAGCTGCTACGCAAGGAGCGCAAGTCCAGCTCCAAG GGCAAGCCCCATCGCCCGTGA